One genomic segment of Clostridium estertheticum subsp. estertheticum includes these proteins:
- a CDS encoding putative polysaccharide biosynthesis protein has product MKKHSLIKGTIILGMAGIFARFLGLFFRIPIQALIKDEGMGYYQMSYPLYMFFVAVASGVPIAMSKLIAEMNAKNDREGAGQVLRQTLIFMIILGTVFTTFMIMFARPIISLLKWDSKSYYAFLAIAAAPIFVSIMCTFRGFFQGLQNVRPTAISQIIEQVGRVVAGVLFAYLLFPKGIEYAAGGAALGTLVGSIMGSIYLVSTYFKVIREIPVRKKIKHKHILGDLGKAAIPISLGAAVGTIMSLIDSVLVPQQLLKAGFSHLQSAVMYGQLTGKAFTLMNVPLALSVALCASLVPIIAEAFYLGRRKELIKRVDMAVKLSNVISLPSSLGMFFMAYPIMHLVFMRDAAGYEILKYISICIPFVILTQTSTAILQSIGNYMKPVYNLALGCIVKVIVTYILVSFSFVNIYGAVIGTILGYITSCLLNMHVLKKSLNIKFNKIDAFVKPAIAAIIMIVAVVFSDVIVYNYTMSGGLSCIISILIGVIVYLIFIFLLRVFEYQEIKNKFLSKK; this is encoded by the coding sequence ATGAAGAAACATTCATTGATAAAAGGAACTATTATACTTGGAATGGCAGGTATATTTGCAAGGTTTTTAGGACTATTTTTTAGAATTCCAATACAAGCACTTATAAAAGATGAGGGGATGGGATATTATCAGATGTCTTATCCGCTCTACATGTTCTTTGTGGCGGTAGCTTCAGGAGTACCAATAGCTATGTCTAAACTTATTGCCGAGATGAACGCTAAAAATGACAGGGAGGGAGCTGGGCAGGTATTAAGACAAACGCTTATTTTTATGATTATATTAGGAACGGTATTTACTACATTTATGATAATGTTTGCAAGGCCTATTATATCATTGCTTAAATGGGATAGTAAATCATATTACGCCTTTTTGGCAATAGCTGCAGCACCAATTTTTGTATCTATTATGTGCACGTTTAGGGGTTTTTTTCAAGGACTTCAAAATGTAAGACCTACTGCGATTTCTCAAATAATAGAACAAGTTGGAAGAGTTGTAGCTGGAGTATTGTTTGCATATTTATTATTTCCAAAGGGGATTGAATATGCAGCTGGGGGAGCAGCACTTGGAACATTGGTTGGTTCTATTATGGGAAGTATATATTTAGTTTCAACATATTTTAAGGTGATACGAGAAATACCAGTAAGGAAAAAAATCAAACATAAGCATATTTTAGGAGATTTGGGTAAGGCTGCAATTCCAATATCACTTGGTGCGGCAGTAGGGACTATTATGTCATTAATAGATTCTGTATTAGTACCACAACAACTTCTAAAAGCAGGGTTTTCACATTTACAATCAGCTGTTATGTATGGTCAATTGACGGGGAAAGCATTTACCTTGATGAATGTACCTTTAGCTCTTTCTGTGGCGCTGTGCGCATCTCTAGTGCCTATAATTGCAGAGGCATTCTATTTGGGCAGGCGGAAGGAACTGATTAAAAGGGTAGATATGGCTGTAAAATTGTCTAATGTTATATCATTGCCATCTTCTTTAGGAATGTTTTTTATGGCTTATCCTATAATGCATTTAGTTTTTATGAGAGATGCGGCAGGATATGAAATACTTAAATATATTTCAATATGTATACCTTTTGTAATCCTAACGCAAACGAGTACAGCAATATTACAAAGTATAGGTAATTATATGAAACCTGTATATAATTTGGCTTTAGGATGTATCGTCAAGGTTATTGTAACATACATATTAGTTTCGTTTTCATTTGTAAATATTTATGGGGCAGTTATAGGAACAATTCTAGGATATATAACAAGTTGTTTATTAAATATGCATGTTTTAAAGAAAAGCTTAAATATAAAATTCAACAAAATTGATGCTTTTGTTAAACCGGCCATTGCTGCGATTATAATGATAGTTGCAGTTGTATTTAGTGATGTTATTGTCTATAATTATACAATGAGCGGAGGATTATCTTGTATAATATCCATATTAATAGGCGTTATTGTTTATTTAATATTTATATTTTTGCTTAGAGTATTTGAGTATCAAGAAATTAAGAATAAATTTTTAAGTAAGAAGTAA
- the spoVT gene encoding stage V sporulation protein T, with the protein MKATGIVRRIDDLGRVVIPKEIRRTLRIREGDPLEIFTDREGGVILKKYSPIGELSEFSREYAESLQQTIGNAIIVCDKDNIISVSGCPKKEYVDKKVSIELEKAMENRKPIVLGEGFEKVISLYDDEMENKYSAQVIAPIITEGDAIGAVLIMSTEPGIKFGNLELKLAETAASFLGKQMEQ; encoded by the coding sequence ATGAAAGCAACTGGTATAGTAAGACGTATAGATGATTTAGGAAGAGTTGTTATTCCTAAGGAAATAAGGAGAACTCTTAGAATAAGAGAGGGAGATCCACTGGAAATATTTACGGATAGAGAAGGTGGAGTTATTTTAAAAAAATATTCACCTATAGGTGAATTAAGTGAATTTTCTAGGGAGTATGCTGAATCATTACAACAAACTATTGGAAATGCGATAATAGTATGCGATAAGGATAATATAATATCCGTAAGTGGTTGCCCTAAGAAAGAGTATGTTGATAAAAAAGTTAGTATTGAGTTAGAAAAAGCAATGGAAAATAGAAAACCAATTGTCTTGGGCGAAGGCTTTGAAAAAGTCATATCATTGTACGATGATGAAATGGAGAATAAATACAGTGCTCAAGTAATCGCACCTATAATAACAGAAGGAGATGCAATTGGTGCAGTACTAATAATGTCGACAGAGCCGGGAATAAAGTTTGGGAATCTAGAATTAAAATTGGCTGAAACTGCGGCATCTTTTTTAGGAAAACAAATGGAACAATAG
- a CDS encoding peptidylprolyl isomerase: MKNVKKIISAALITLFATSLIGCNMIEKTPEGIAKTEVAKVFDTKITKGQIEAQLPGVIKQLQTQYGANYTTNTDAMTELTTQKQKVLAGLINEEIITYKAKELKLVPSDAKLNAEINKQLLEIKKSLGTDAKYKAALTQAGVTEEALKARIKPSVIQDALKTETTKNVKVTDADAKAYYNANLALYSTKPNTIHLAHILVKTEAEAIAIKKRLDAGEDFAKLAKEKGTDGTKAAGGELGTFKFDDTSMDATFMAAAVKVPAGKVSTPVKTQFGYHLIKDVARTNYPAKKFEVVKAEVEKTLLAKNKETAWTAAMTKWTTQANVTKIDKNL, translated from the coding sequence ATGAAAAACGTAAAAAAAATAATTAGCGCGGCTTTAATAACTTTGTTTGCTACATCGTTAATTGGCTGTAATATGATTGAAAAAACACCAGAAGGTATTGCGAAAACTGAAGTAGCAAAGGTTTTTGATACTAAGATAACAAAAGGACAAATAGAAGCGCAATTACCAGGTGTTATTAAACAATTGCAAACACAATACGGTGCAAATTATACAACTAATACCGATGCTATGACGGAGTTAACAACTCAAAAACAGAAGGTATTAGCAGGCTTAATTAATGAGGAGATTATAACTTATAAGGCGAAAGAGCTCAAATTAGTACCTTCAGATGCTAAATTGAATGCAGAAATTAATAAGCAATTATTAGAGATTAAGAAAAGCTTAGGAACGGATGCAAAGTATAAAGCAGCGCTAACGCAAGCTGGTGTAACAGAAGAGGCATTAAAGGCAAGAATTAAACCAAGTGTTATTCAAGATGCATTAAAAACTGAAACTACAAAAAATGTTAAAGTTACAGATGCAGACGCAAAGGCATACTATAATGCTAATTTAGCTTTATATTCAACAAAACCAAATACAATTCATTTAGCTCATATTTTAGTTAAAACGGAAGCAGAGGCAATAGCTATTAAGAAACGTTTAGATGCGGGTGAAGATTTTGCTAAACTTGCTAAAGAAAAAGGGACAGATGGAACTAAAGCCGCTGGTGGAGAGTTAGGAACTTTTAAATTCGATGATACTTCAATGGATGCAACGTTTATGGCGGCTGCTGTTAAGGTACCTGCAGGTAAAGTTTCGACGCCAGTTAAAACTCAATTTGGATATCATTTGATAAAAGATGTTGCAAGAACAAATTATCCCGCAAAGAAATTTGAAGTTGTTAAGGCAGAAGTAGAAAAAACTCTTTTAGCAAAAAATAAAGAAACCGCATGGACAGCAGCAATGACAAAATGGACGACACAAGCTAATGTAACAAAAATTGATAAAAACTTATAA